From the Hordeum vulgare subsp. vulgare chromosome 1H, MorexV3_pseudomolecules_assembly, whole genome shotgun sequence genome, the window GAAGCGATCTATCAAGCGTCTCAACTGCTTGACGTTTTGTCATAGCAACCTCGTCCCAAATAATCAATGACGCCTGTTTAAGCAACTCCGTTGTACCACTCTGCTTAGTGAAACTACACATGCTGTTGTCGGTGAGCTTGATTGGAATTTTGAACCTGGAGTGCACAGTCCGTCCTTCGGGCATTATCGACGCCGCTATCCCTGATGTAGCAGTTGCAATCGCTATCTGGCCCATTGAACGCACCTTCGCAAGCAATGCCTTGTATAAGTATGTCTTGCCAGTGCCTCCTGGACCGTCAACAAAGAATATTTGGCTTTTTTGTTTCATCACATGATCCATTATGTCATTGTAACCAGCAAGCTGCTCATTGTTCAAACTGCTAAATAAATCTAGGTGTTCTTTGTCCACGCAGATTTCCCTCTCCTCTGTTACCTCTTTGTACTTACCGTCATCAGAACCATCAGTGTCAAGCAAATCCGGAAGTCCATAGCCTCCAATATCCTTCCCCATGGATTGCAACATATCCCTAATATCTCTGAGGACCATCTGCTCAATTGATGCATCATTGGATTGATTACGACGGTAATCCTCAGACATCGATGCCAGATGTTTGTCCCATAGCTGTCGGTTTTCTGTTACCTCACAAAACACAAATATAGTCGCAAATAACCGTCTCAGGGCAGAAGGCATATGAAATGTGGCTGCCTCCGTCATGCAATCATCGAGAGTTCTATCGTGCTCAATCAGGCCTAAGTGCTCACATGCCTCCCTGAAGGAACTGCATGGATTGCCATTTACAGTTTTCAAAGCATCGAATGAAGTGGCACCTCGGACATGACTTAGGAGCCCACGCAAGTAGTATATTTCTCCTTCAGCAGGGTGTGCATACACAAGTCTTCCAATCTGTAATCTCTTAGTTTTTCTATTCTGCCACTTTTTTTTCAGGTATCCATCTGTAATGTTCTGGAAACTCTCTGTACAATAAGTTCCGTGCTACTGGAAACTTCCGGTTCATCTCAAAGTATTCTGTAAGCATGGACTTGGAAGAAGACGGTCGTGCTACAACATCTTCCACATTTTCACAAGCTTTAAATGCAACTGTATGCATATTTGGCAAATGAAGCTGGAGTTGTAGCACAGATGGACTCACACCAAACAGTTTAAAACGAAAAATCCTGTATATAGCCTCTGGAGGAGATACATAGCGTGCATCCCTATATTGCCGGATTTCATTGATGATTCCACCATCATTGATGATATCTTGCTCGCATGCAAAGGATGTACGATCATGCCCTTTATAAATGTACTTGAACAAGTACTTAACTGCCTTGATGCTGGAGCATGCTTCTACATTAATGTGGCAGTTGTATCACATAAGCAGAGAAGGGTTGTAAGGGACCACCCACCTATTGTCCAAATCTGCTCCTCGGATCCTAATTTGCTGCCCATCGTCCCTCCTCCTGTAGATGGGATATGAGTCTTTCCCTTGTTGTGTGGCATCGCAAAAATCTCAGGGGTAATGGAACCGACATTGTCCATCAATCATGCATGGGCAACTTTTTTTCAACTCACCACATGGTCCGTGCAGCATGTGTTTGACGACCAGATCATGTAGAATGGGGTGTTTCTGTTTGTCAGGTATCTCTCCACATATCACTCGATCATAGTCATCTGGAGTCGCTaacttgcttttttgctttcatgATTAGAAGTACATGGTCATGCGGGAGACCTCGCTTTTGAAACTCGGTGACATGTACATAGGCTGCGACTTCTCCGAAATGCTTCCCCTTAGTTAGTAAGTCCATCATATCTCGCTGTTTAGCACTGTATACTCTTGCAACCAGGTCTGGACGGTCCTGCGGCATTTGTCCAGGCAACAGTTCCTCGGTTATCTCCTCCCAATATGGATTGCAAGTCATCGTGATAAAATAATCGGGTTTACCCGACCGCTGCACTATTGCCATAGCATTCAAGAACCTCCGCTGCATGTCACGATCACCACCAGGAAATGTCCGTGGAAGCACGATTCTTTTGCCAATTCGATCACCGCGTGACTCACCGGCAACGACGGTGTCAACAAGACCCTGTAATAGCATACCAGGTTATACTCAAAGCATGGAACATCCACCACATAGTTATATTATGATGTATTACAATAAACACAAGCACATTACCTGGTACATGTCAGCGCGGATGACCTTCTGATTTTCTGGCTTTGAGTACCAGTCAAGCCGCATAGTCTCGATCTTAATATACATGTCAACAGCCCATTGTTgaaaaagcccccccccccccccgaagaagACTATGTTAAAAAGCTTCCTCCTGACTTGTAGCTTGAAGCAATAGTATTCCATTGCAGTTACAAATTTCCTGGATTGTGTTACATCTCCTTCATTGTCAGCAAAATCCTCATCTGGGTTATCCTCATTGTCATCTTAAGATACCGAACATAAATATCATTATGGTGGTTTACCTATAATATGGTCGACAACATACAAATTGGATATTTAGCAATGATGAATGATACCTGAAGGTAAATCATGGGCCGTGGCCACAAGGGTTGCGTCATCCTATTGCGGAATATATGGAATGCAACGATTCCAACCAGTCTCTCCACGTGGGAAGAATAGTGGATATGACAATGGGTCGTAGCACCCATAGTATGCTCTAATATATAGTGGCCGGTTTCCTTTTTTTGCATGGACGACAACACTCCTGTCGAAGCAATTTTGTGGGTCACTGCCTTCAAACCATATGGCTGCCACTTGGGAGGTCGTTGGGGCATTGTACCTTCGCTGATCCAACTTGATATCCGTGTTTAGTGAGATTTTGTACTCATCTGGATTTGGAACCGACCCAAGCCTTCTGAAAGTTTGTGCATACGGGTTACGCTCTAGTATTCTCAGAATCTTTCGTATGAGGTCTATATTAAGATCTGGAGACCTATTAGCCCTGTGAACCAAGTTTTGATTTGTATCATAAATATAGAGCTGCAAATGTCGAGGTCCATTATCACCCAGCACCAGATCGTCAAGAGTGTGGTACAACCCACCACACGCACGGAATGTATATATGCGAGTTCCTGCCGAGTGCTTACTCGACGATCAAAGGTGACTCCTAGACTTGTGAATGAGAAGTGCGAGTTAAAATACCATACATGCTCTCTGAAATATTTAGCGTCCTCATCATATTGACTTGTGAGCAACCGTCTCAATTCTTCTGGAACATCTGGAGTAAATAATCCGACTTTTCCTTTTCTGCAACAAAATGTTGGGCCCTCGAATGGAAACCGCAATGCCCCACAGTGGCGACAGTCCGCAACCTTTTTTAGGGCATGATGCTTTGTAGGTAGGTTTCGGTATATGAATTCATCTGTACTTGCTACGGGTGCTGCTCGTGTAGTATGACGTCCATCTTGGAACAATTCAAAAGCAACAGCTAGAACAGAAGACACAAGTATCACATCATCAGTAAACACTTATAAAATCTGCACTTGAGGGTGCTAAATTAGGAAATACACAATGGACACACCCTGATCCATATAAATTCTAGCTTCTTCATCAGGCTCATGGTATGCACGTTCTCCAGTATGCAATGGATCCAAGCAGTCTAGTAAGGAATATATTGGTCAGCAAACAAGCATGTACGATGTTTATATGTGAACGAAAGTATGTGTTTTACCTTCTAAATTGGTATGTTCAACAACGGGCTCAAAAAATCCATATGGATCATCATTCCGGTCCTCGCCTGGTGGCAAATCACAAGATCATTAGAGCATAAGAATGTCGCAAATCCAATTACAAGTTATTAGTGTTTTGAGTACCATGCGAAGCCGGTTCAGCAGCTCTTCTCGTATTATTAGCCGGCCTAGGTACAGGTTGATTGGATCCGTGTGAAGGTTGTATACCTGAACATACGATAGAGAACCCAGATTTATGACAAAATAAATCATGCTAGCCCACATGCAAAATGATTATGTCTCTGAACTAACATGCATCTTCGATTGTGGAATCTTTACCATGTCGTTGCTGCCTCTGATACGCATCATTCCTGCGCAACCAATTGGAATCTTCCTCGTTTGTTCAATTAATCTCTTGGTTATGAGTGACGCGTTCATCAGATGAATTTTGCATACTTGATAAGCCTGCGACAAATTTTCAGCACCACATCAGTAAACATTGGTTTGGACATGTTGAATTGGCTAAGAACACAGAATCATATTACATGGTAACCCACAACCTGTATCATTAAATGTCAGCCTTTGTAGTTGGGTGACACCGGTTTGACCTGTAGCTGGTGTGTGTGACACGGTGGTATCATTGTTCAGGAGTCGACTTGCAGTCTTCCTCTTTTCACGGGATAGGTGT encodes:
- the LOC123402557 gene encoding uncharacterized protein LOC123402557, encoding MYIKIETMRLDWYSKPENQKVIRADMYQGLVDTVVAGESRGDRIGKRIVLPRTFPGGDRDMQRRFLNAMAIVQRSGKPDYFITMTCNPYWEEITEELLPGQMPQDRPDLVARLHLPNMHTVAFKACENVEDVVARPSSSKSMLTEYFEMNRKFPVARNLLYREFPEHYRWIPEKKVAE